From Streptomyces asiaticus, one genomic window encodes:
- a CDS encoding hemerythrin domain-containing protein, protein MSTAQTERAEAAKLPKGDVVAILLEQHARIRELFSDVKGAEGKHKQQAFDELRALLAVHETGEEMILRPVAKETAGEQEASARNNEEKEASKVLVELEKMDVSTAEFDSRLAGLEKAVIDHAEHEEREEFPAILRDCSEDKRRSMGTKLQMTEKIAPTHPHPGAAGSPAAQWVVGPFASLVDRTKDLLKSAAD, encoded by the coding sequence ATGAGCACTGCGCAGACCGAACGTGCGGAGGCAGCGAAGCTGCCGAAGGGTGATGTGGTGGCCATTCTGCTCGAGCAGCACGCACGCATCCGTGAGCTGTTCTCGGATGTGAAGGGCGCCGAGGGCAAGCACAAGCAGCAGGCCTTTGACGAGTTGCGGGCCCTGCTGGCGGTGCATGAGACCGGCGAGGAGATGATTCTGCGCCCGGTCGCGAAGGAAACAGCCGGTGAGCAGGAGGCCAGCGCCCGCAACAACGAGGAGAAGGAAGCGAGCAAGGTTCTCGTCGAGCTCGAGAAGATGGACGTCTCGACTGCCGAATTCGACAGCAGGCTGGCCGGACTCGAGAAGGCGGTCATCGACCACGCCGAGCACGAGGAGCGGGAGGAGTTCCCCGCGATCCTGCGGGACTGCTCCGAGGACAAGCGCCGGAGCATGGGAACGAAGCTGCAGATGACGGAGAAGATCGCCCCGACGCACCCGCACCCGGGGGCGGCCGGGTCCCCCGCGGCTCAGTGGGTGGTGGGGCCGTTCGCCTCACTCGTCGACCGGACGAAGGACCTCCTGAAGAGCGCCGCCGACTGA
- a CDS encoding DUF2267 domain-containing protein, with protein sequence MDYETFISTVSQRSGLPREQAEAFTHATLATLAERITRGEADDLASELPKALKESLVSPTPEAEGFGLDEFVNRVSTRARTSPEVAREGAAAVLSTVREAVSGGEFRHVLSQLPKEFEELIHTPA encoded by the coding sequence ATGGACTACGAGACGTTCATCAGCACCGTCTCCCAGCGCTCCGGCCTCCCGCGCGAGCAGGCGGAGGCCTTTACCCACGCCACCCTGGCGACCCTGGCCGAACGGATCACCAGGGGCGAGGCGGACGACCTTGCCTCGGAGCTGCCCAAGGCGCTCAAGGAGTCTCTCGTGTCTCCGACCCCGGAGGCGGAGGGCTTCGGGCTCGACGAGTTCGTCAACAGGGTGAGCACGCGGGCCCGGACCAGTCCGGAAGTCGCCCGGGAAGGCGCGGCAGCGGTGCTGAGCACCGTCCGGGAGGCGGTCAGCGGCGGTGAGTTCCGTCATGTCCTGTCGCAGTTGCCGAAGGAGTTCGAGGAACTCATCCACACTCCGGCCTGA
- a CDS encoding RNA polymerase sigma-70 factor, which translates to MIDTTTFEEHRRMLFGIAYRMLGSVADAEDVVQDAWLRCSQVSTPVRDPAGYLVRTVTNLALNRLTSAAATREQYVGPWLPEPLVTRPDIGEEAELAESVSLAMLVVLESLSPLERAVFVLKEVFGFSFREIAGMLDRGEAAVRQVGSRARAHVQARKPRYDAPAEVRRQVTEEFLAACLGGDLNRMMELLAPDVTAWSDGGGKVKAALRPQRGADKVARFLAAVIAQPMDDPQAHAVDVNGRPGLLFTVAGRPDAVVCAEVEDGRITEIRIVRNPEKLRHLPPP; encoded by the coding sequence GTGATCGACACGACCACCTTCGAAGAGCACCGGCGGATGCTGTTCGGCATCGCCTACCGCATGCTCGGCTCCGTCGCCGACGCCGAGGACGTGGTGCAGGACGCCTGGCTGCGCTGTAGTCAGGTGTCCACGCCGGTGCGCGACCCGGCGGGCTATCTGGTCCGTACGGTCACCAACCTCGCGCTCAACCGGCTCACCTCGGCCGCCGCCACCCGCGAGCAGTACGTCGGCCCCTGGCTGCCCGAGCCGCTGGTCACCCGGCCGGACATCGGCGAGGAGGCGGAGCTGGCCGAGTCGGTCTCGCTCGCCATGCTCGTCGTCCTGGAGAGCCTGTCGCCGCTGGAGCGGGCGGTCTTCGTGCTCAAGGAGGTCTTCGGCTTCTCCTTCCGGGAGATCGCCGGAATGCTGGACCGCGGCGAGGCGGCCGTACGGCAGGTGGGCAGCCGGGCCAGGGCCCATGTCCAGGCCCGCAAGCCGCGTTACGACGCCCCGGCGGAGGTGCGGCGGCAGGTCACCGAGGAGTTCCTGGCCGCGTGCCTCGGCGGCGACCTGAACCGGATGATGGAGCTGCTGGCCCCCGATGTGACGGCGTGGAGCGACGGCGGCGGCAAGGTGAAGGCCGCCCTCCGCCCGCAGCGGGGCGCGGACAAGGTCGCCCGTTTCCTCGCCGCCGTCATCGCCCAGCCGATGGACGACCCCCAGGCGCACGCGGTGGACGTCAACGGCCGGCCAGGGCTGCTGTTCACGGTCGCGGGCCGCCCGGACGCGGTCGTCTGTGCGGAGGTCGAGGACGGGCGCATCACGGAGATCCGCATCGTCCGCAACCCGGAGAAGCTGCGGCACCTGCCGCCGCCGTAG
- the mca gene encoding mycothiol conjugate amidase Mca: protein MSVHAHPDDESSKGAATLAKYAAEGVEVLVVTCTGGERGDVLNPAMDRPGVRENLAAIRRDEMAEARRILGVRQRFLGFVDSGLPGPGEPLPEGCFALAPLEEAAGRLVGLIRSFRPHVVVTYDETGGYPHPDHIRTHQVTVAAFDAAGEAGRHPEAGAPWRPLKLYYQGGLSRPWFQALHDAMTARGMDSGMREVLAELPEAGLEITTRVPCAEYFATRDRALLAHATQIDPDTGFMVHDRDVEREVWPTEDYHLARSHVAVDTDADIDVATPEDDLFAGVRRPRRSTAAAGAAASPGCGRCGSP from the coding sequence ATGAGTGTGCACGCCCACCCCGACGACGAGTCCAGCAAGGGCGCGGCCACCCTCGCCAAGTACGCCGCCGAGGGGGTGGAGGTACTCGTGGTCACCTGCACCGGAGGGGAGCGTGGCGATGTGCTCAACCCCGCCATGGACCGGCCCGGTGTGCGGGAGAACCTCGCCGCGATCCGGCGGGACGAGATGGCCGAGGCCCGCCGGATCCTGGGGGTGCGCCAGCGCTTCCTGGGGTTCGTCGACTCGGGGCTCCCGGGGCCGGGCGAGCCGCTGCCCGAGGGCTGCTTCGCGCTCGCGCCGCTGGAGGAGGCGGCCGGGCGGCTGGTGGGGCTGATCCGGAGCTTCCGCCCGCATGTGGTCGTCACGTACGACGAGACCGGCGGCTATCCGCACCCGGACCACATCAGGACCCACCAGGTGACGGTCGCCGCCTTCGACGCGGCGGGGGAGGCGGGCCGCCATCCCGAGGCGGGCGCGCCCTGGCGGCCGCTGAAGCTGTACTACCAGGGCGGCTTGTCGCGGCCCTGGTTCCAGGCCCTGCACGACGCCATGACCGCGCGGGGCATGGACTCGGGCATGCGGGAGGTGCTGGCCGAACTGCCCGAGGCGGGGCTGGAGATCACCACGCGGGTGCCGTGCGCGGAGTACTTCGCGACGAGAGACCGGGCGCTGCTCGCGCATGCCACGCAGATCGACCCGGACACCGGGTTCATGGTTCATGACCGTGACGTCGAGCGCGAGGTCTGGCCCACCGAGGACTACCACCTGGCCCGGTCCCACGTCGCCGTCGATACCGATGCCGACATCGATGTCGCGACTCCCGAGGACGACCTGTTCGCCGGTGTGCGCCGCCCCCGGCGGTCTACGGCGGCGGCAGGTGCCGCAGCTTCTCCGGGTTGCGGACGATGCGGATCTCCGTGA
- a CDS encoding carboxymuconolactone decarboxylase family protein, producing MARIPLTPPRTLLNRIGAWYSRRAYGKVLDPGLAAGHNPRVLLTYVRAERGAAKWNRLDPGLKHLAVMAATARINCSWCMDFGHWEAGNLGLPMDKISKVPRWRDHQDAFTDVELLVLDYAEAMTETEPRVTDELAAALVERLGEAAFVELTAMVGLENYRSRVNSAFGLTSQGFSDTCEVPSRA from the coding sequence ATGGCCCGTATCCCGCTCACCCCGCCCAGGACCCTGCTCAACCGCATCGGCGCCTGGTACTCCCGGCGCGCCTACGGCAAGGTGCTCGACCCCGGTCTGGCCGCCGGCCACAATCCGCGGGTGTTGCTCACCTACGTCCGGGCCGAGCGCGGCGCCGCCAAGTGGAACCGCCTCGACCCGGGCCTCAAGCACCTCGCGGTCATGGCCGCGACGGCCAGGATCAACTGCTCGTGGTGCATGGACTTCGGCCACTGGGAGGCCGGCAACCTCGGGCTCCCGATGGACAAGATCTCCAAGGTGCCGCGGTGGCGCGACCACCAGGACGCCTTCACCGATGTTGAGTTGCTCGTCCTGGACTACGCCGAGGCGATGACCGAGACCGAGCCCCGCGTGACCGACGAGCTCGCGGCCGCCCTGGTCGAGCGGCTCGGTGAGGCGGCGTTCGTCGAACTCACCGCCATGGTCGGCCTGGAGAACTACCGCTCGCGCGTCAACAGCGCCTTCGGCCTGACCAGCCAGGGCTTCTCGGACACCTGCGAGGTACCGTCGCGGGCGTGA
- a CDS encoding Uma2 family endonuclease, which yields MAAEMVAPAWMHEQITAEQYDSWSEEQCAGIEIVDGMVAVSPSASKRHNRLARILANALEDAAGPDWNADTDSDVRLQDVPLTNRRPDVVVYRAETIDVTPTRPEHVLLVAEVVSPGSETTDRIVKVDQYAKAGIAFYWRIEQAATGVPLVYTYVLDPATRTYREGDVFTGVVKVAAPFPVRVDLGQL from the coding sequence ATGGCCGCCGAGATGGTCGCTCCGGCGTGGATGCACGAGCAGATCACGGCTGAGCAGTACGACTCCTGGTCCGAGGAGCAGTGCGCGGGCATTGAGATCGTGGACGGGATGGTCGCGGTGAGCCCCAGCGCGTCGAAGCGGCACAACCGACTGGCTCGGATCCTGGCCAACGCCCTGGAAGACGCCGCGGGTCCTGACTGGAACGCCGATACGGACTCCGATGTCCGGCTTCAGGATGTGCCGCTCACCAATCGTCGTCCGGACGTCGTCGTGTACCGGGCGGAAACGATCGACGTCACGCCCACCCGTCCCGAGCATGTGCTGCTGGTCGCCGAGGTCGTGTCGCCCGGTTCGGAAACCACCGACCGCATTGTGAAGGTGGACCAGTACGCCAAGGCGGGCATCGCCTTCTACTGGCGGATCGAGCAGGCGGCCACCGGCGTCCCGCTCGTCTATACCTACGTCCTCGACCCCGCGACCAGGACCTACCGGGAGGGAGACGTGTTCACCGGTGTGGTGAAGGTCGCGGCTCCGTTTCCGGTGCGGGTCGATCTCGGGCAGCTCTGA
- a CDS encoding L-serine ammonia-lyase has protein sequence MAISVFDLFSIGIGPSSSHTVGPMRAARMFVRRLKNEGLLAHTASVRAELFGSLGATGHGHGTPKAVLLGLEGNSPRTVDVDAADGEVERIRTTKRLRLLGAEIGPGHEIDFDDSSQLILHRRRSLPYHANGMTLCAYDAEGHPLLEKTYYSVGGGFVVDEDAVGEDRIKLDDTVLTHPFRTGDELLRLSQETGLSISALMLENEKAWRTEPEIRAGLLEIWQVMEACVARGMSQEGILPGGLKVRRRAATAARALRSEGDPGARAMEWITLYAMAVNEENAAGGRVVTAPTNGAAGIIPAVLHYYTRFVPGADEEGVIRFLLAAGAIGMLFKENASISGAEVGCQGEVGSACSMAAGGLAEVLGGSAEQVENAAEIGMEHNLGLTCDPVGGLVQIPCIERNGMASVKAVTAARMALRGDGRHHVSLDKVIKTMKQTGADMKVKYKETARGGLAVNVIEC, from the coding sequence GCCATTTCCGTATTCGACCTCTTCTCGATCGGCATCGGCCCGTCCAGTTCGCACACGGTCGGCCCGATGCGGGCCGCGCGGATGTTCGTCCGCCGGCTGAAGAACGAGGGTCTGCTGGCCCACACCGCGTCCGTCCGGGCCGAGCTCTTCGGCTCCCTGGGCGCCACCGGTCATGGCCACGGCACCCCGAAGGCCGTGCTGCTGGGCCTCGAGGGCAACTCCCCGCGCACCGTCGACGTCGATGCGGCCGACGGCGAGGTGGAGCGCATCCGCACCACCAAGCGGCTGCGGCTGCTCGGCGCCGAGATCGGTCCCGGCCACGAGATCGACTTCGACGACTCCTCCCAGCTGATCCTGCACCGCCGCCGCTCGCTGCCGTACCACGCCAACGGCATGACGCTGTGCGCGTACGACGCCGAGGGCCATCCGCTGTTGGAGAAGACGTACTACTCGGTCGGCGGCGGCTTCGTGGTGGACGAGGACGCGGTCGGCGAGGACCGCATCAAGCTCGACGACACCGTCCTCACCCACCCCTTCCGCACCGGTGACGAGCTGCTGCGGCTCTCCCAGGAGACGGGCCTGTCCATCTCGGCCCTGATGCTGGAGAACGAGAAGGCGTGGCGCACGGAACCGGAGATCCGCGCCGGGCTGCTGGAGATCTGGCAGGTCATGGAGGCGTGCGTGGCCCGCGGCATGTCCCAGGAGGGCATCCTGCCCGGCGGCCTCAAGGTCCGCCGCCGCGCCGCCACCGCCGCCCGCGCCCTGCGCTCCGAGGGCGACCCGGGCGCCCGCGCCATGGAGTGGATCACCCTCTACGCCATGGCGGTCAACGAGGAGAACGCGGCGGGCGGCCGCGTGGTCACCGCCCCCACCAACGGCGCGGCGGGCATCATCCCCGCCGTTCTGCACTACTACACCCGCTTCGTCCCGGGCGCCGATGAGGAGGGCGTCATCCGCTTCCTCCTCGCCGCGGGCGCCATCGGCATGCTCTTCAAGGAGAACGCCTCGATCTCCGGCGCCGAGGTCGGCTGCCAGGGCGAGGTGGGCTCCGCCTGCTCGATGGCCGCCGGTGGCCTCGCCGAGGTCCTCGGCGGCTCCGCGGAACAGGTGGAGAACGCCGCCGAGATCGGCATGGAGCACAACCTCGGCCTCACCTGCGACCCCGTCGGCGGCCTGGTCCAGATCCCCTGCATCGAGCGCAACGGCATGGCCTCGGTCAAGGCGGTCACCGCCGCGAGGATGGCCCTGCGCGGCGACGGCCGCCACCATGTCTCCCTCGACAAGGTCATCAAGACGATGAAGCAGACGGGCGCGGACATGAAGGTCAAGTACAAGGAGACGGCGCGGGGCGGGCTCGCGGTGAACGTCATCGAGTGCTGA
- a CDS encoding DEAD/DEAH box helicase, producing the protein MTTDATAEQIGFADLRLRPELLRALTGLGYEEPTPIQREAIPPLLDGRDLLGQAATGTGKTAAFALPVLQRISQDGGGAKPSALVLVPTRELAMQASEALHRYGHDLGTRVLPVYGGQPIGRQLRALERGVDVVVATPGRALDHIGRGTLRLDSLETLVLDEADEMLDMGFAEDIDAILEDTPADRQTVLFSATMPTRIDAMARRHLRDPVRIQIEREKPAFGETPKVRQSAYVVARAQKPAALGRVLDVESPGATIVFCRTRDQVDQLTETLNGRGYRAEALHGGMNQEQRDRVMGRVRGGTADLLVATDVAARGLDIEQLTHVVNYDVPSAPESYVHRIGRVGRAGREGVAITLAEPREHRMLKAIERTTRRQIRVEKVPTVADLRARRLELTRAALQESIVEDDLDRFRVVVETLADEFDVMDVALAAVKLAHEAGGAAVDEEEIPEVALRGGRGDREGRGGPGRGPWGTRAPAEGMTRLFIGAGRSAGIRPQDLVGAIAGESRLSGRDIGSIEIADRFSLVEVPASAVNEVIRALRGTTLKGRKPIVRRERDRAG; encoded by the coding sequence ATGACAACAGACGCGACCGCCGAACAGATCGGCTTCGCCGATCTGCGGCTGCGCCCTGAGTTGCTGCGGGCACTCACGGGGCTGGGCTACGAGGAGCCGACCCCGATCCAGCGCGAGGCCATCCCTCCGCTGCTGGACGGCCGCGATCTGCTGGGCCAGGCCGCCACGGGAACCGGGAAAACCGCCGCGTTCGCCCTGCCGGTGCTTCAGCGCATCAGCCAGGACGGCGGTGGGGCAAAGCCGTCGGCCCTGGTCCTGGTGCCCACCCGTGAGCTGGCCATGCAGGCGTCGGAGGCCCTCCATCGCTACGGGCACGACCTGGGCACCCGGGTCCTGCCCGTCTACGGCGGGCAGCCCATCGGGCGGCAGTTGCGCGCCCTGGAGCGCGGCGTCGACGTGGTCGTGGCGACACCGGGCCGGGCGCTCGACCACATCGGACGCGGGACGCTGCGGCTCGACAGCCTGGAGACACTGGTGCTGGACGAGGCCGACGAAATGCTCGACATGGGCTTCGCCGAGGACATCGACGCGATACTCGAGGACACACCGGCGGATCGCCAGACCGTGCTCTTCTCCGCGACGATGCCGACGCGCATCGACGCCATGGCCCGGCGCCATCTGCGCGATCCGGTACGCATCCAGATCGAGCGGGAGAAGCCGGCCTTCGGTGAGACGCCCAAGGTGCGGCAGTCCGCATACGTCGTGGCACGGGCGCAGAAACCCGCCGCGCTCGGTCGGGTGCTGGACGTGGAATCGCCGGGGGCCACCATCGTCTTCTGCCGGACGCGGGACCAGGTCGATCAGCTCACCGAAACGCTCAACGGACGTGGATACCGCGCCGAGGCACTGCACGGCGGAATGAACCAGGAACAGCGGGACCGGGTCATGGGTCGGGTGCGCGGCGGCACCGCGGACCTGCTGGTCGCCACCGATGTGGCCGCCCGCGGGCTGGACATCGAGCAGCTCACCCATGTGGTCAACTACGACGTGCCCTCCGCGCCGGAGTCCTATGTCCACCGGATCGGCCGGGTCGGGCGGGCCGGGCGGGAGGGCGTCGCCATCACGCTGGCCGAGCCCCGGGAACATCGGATGCTCAAGGCGATCGAGCGGACGACCCGGCGGCAGATCCGCGTGGAGAAGGTGCCGACCGTCGCCGATCTGCGCGCCCGCCGGCTGGAACTGACCCGAGCGGCACTGCAGGAGTCCATCGTCGAGGACGATCTCGACCGCTTCCGAGTGGTGGTGGAGACCCTCGCGGACGAGTTCGACGTGATGGATGTGGCGCTGGCCGCGGTCAAGCTGGCGCATGAGGCAGGGGGCGCGGCGGTCGACGAGGAGGAGATTCCCGAAGTCGCCCTCCGCGGCGGACGCGGGGACCGTGAGGGGCGCGGCGGACCGGGCCGCGGCCCGTGGGGAACCAGGGCGCCCGCGGAGGGCATGACGCGCTTGTTCATCGGGGCCGGGCGCAGCGCGGGCATCCGGCCACAGGATCTGGTGGGCGCCATCGCCGGGGAGTCCCGGCTGAGCGGGCGGGACATCGGCTCGATCGAGATCGCCGACCGCTTCTCCCTGGTGGAGGTCCCCGCCTCCGCGGTCAATGAGGTGATCCGGGCGTTGCGCGGCACCACCCTCAAGGGCCGGAAGCCGATCGTCCGGCGGGAGCGCGACCGGGCGGGCTGA
- a CDS encoding TetR/AcrR family transcriptional regulator — MTAGLRELKKRQTRQMISDTATRLFMERGFEAVTIAEIATAAQVAKMTVTNYFPRKEDLALDYHETITTALARTVEDRPTGESALTALRRAYLAAVERHDPVVGFSSPEFARMLADSPTLTARLRELHDQREEALADALTTATAATPDDPTPRAAAALLTAAHRTLFHHVQTLTRAGHPTEEIATAATRSAEKVFDLLEPSLGDYAVR; from the coding sequence ATGACAGCAGGACTGCGCGAGCTGAAGAAGCGGCAGACGCGCCAGATGATCTCCGACACCGCGACCCGGCTCTTCATGGAGCGCGGCTTCGAGGCAGTGACCATCGCCGAGATCGCGACGGCCGCCCAGGTGGCCAAGATGACGGTCACGAACTACTTCCCGCGCAAGGAAGACCTGGCCCTCGACTACCACGAGACCATCACCACCGCCCTGGCCCGGACGGTCGAGGACCGCCCGACCGGCGAATCCGCCCTGACCGCGCTGCGCCGCGCCTATCTGGCCGCGGTCGAACGTCACGACCCCGTCGTGGGCTTCTCCAGCCCGGAGTTCGCCCGCATGCTCGCCGACAGCCCCACCCTGACCGCGAGACTCCGCGAACTCCACGACCAACGCGAGGAAGCCCTGGCGGACGCGCTCACCACCGCCACGGCGGCCACCCCCGACGACCCCACCCCCCGAGCCGCCGCCGCCCTCCTCACCGCCGCCCACCGCACCCTGTTCCACCACGTCCAGACCCTCACCCGCGCGGGCCACCCCACCGAGGAAATCGCCACCGCGGCAACTCGCTCAGCCGAGAAGGTCTTCGATCTGCTGGAGCCGTCCCTGGGCGACTACGCGGTGCGCTGA
- a CDS encoding DsbA family protein — translation MQPQTPLPARVPAHAPQEGDGIAVGNGPVIIDAYIDFQCPFCRMFEKSSGPLLDAMVTEGQVTLVYHPMAFLDAMSTSRYSTRASAASGCASDGGAFMEYLYTLFDNQPPEGGPGLSDEELIALGLRVGLNDAFAACVRDGVHLDWPPYVTARAAERGVSATPTVLVEGAAVRPHPGLIRTAVAAALHHPA, via the coding sequence ATGCAGCCGCAGACGCCACTCCCGGCTCGGGTGCCGGCTCACGCGCCCCAGGAAGGCGATGGCATCGCGGTCGGCAACGGCCCAGTGATCATCGACGCGTATATCGACTTCCAGTGCCCCTTCTGCCGGATGTTCGAGAAGTCATCGGGGCCGCTGCTCGATGCCATGGTCACCGAGGGGCAGGTGACGTTGGTCTATCACCCGATGGCCTTCCTGGACGCCATGTCGACCAGCCGGTACTCCACCCGCGCCTCGGCCGCCTCGGGCTGCGCCTCCGACGGCGGGGCATTCATGGAGTACCTCTACACACTCTTCGACAACCAGCCGCCGGAGGGCGGGCCCGGGCTCAGTGATGAGGAGCTGATCGCGCTCGGCCTGCGGGTCGGGCTGAACGACGCCTTCGCCGCGTGCGTGCGCGACGGTGTTCATCTGGACTGGCCTCCGTACGTCACCGCCAGGGCGGCCGAACGCGGGGTGAGCGCCACGCCGACCGTACTCGTCGAGGGTGCCGCCGTAAGGCCCCACCCGGGCCTGATCAGGACCGCGGTGGCGGCCGCCCTCCACCACCCGGCGTGA